From one Streptomyces sp. R41 genomic stretch:
- a CDS encoding HD-GYP domain-containing protein produces MSTAASRRSFPARSARFRLAGKAPRALTLVRAVALALALLSLAVSLWTGLDERGIALAFGLLIALGELTRWSGAEERETAPLGAAGALSYALLGEQAGQPTHHGAAQVVAVVTAAALLGCVPHVAGGRGPTIDHLTRRILTVGFAAVCFQPLYNQGRLHEWSGPAYALLLVALLVLTALCDAVLAAAMAHSRTRWPFGPLLRDELRSMLGIGSAVCATGAVMSLAVAVVGLWALPVFSLPLLLTQLSFRRYAGVRVTYRQTIASLARATEIAGYTPAGHARRVAALSSAVGRELGLSEPELTVLEYAALMHDIGQLSLVDPVPAGATAVLPAEEQRRIALLGGAVVRQTGVDAEVAVVVERQADPYREQPVTARIVRAVNAYEEMAREAGPGGPLTALEKLRLATARDYQPEVVESLARVLLRGGLTLPQAG; encoded by the coding sequence ATGAGTACCGCCGCGTCGCGGCGGAGCTTTCCCGCCCGTTCCGCCCGTTTCCGGTTGGCCGGAAAGGCGCCCAGAGCCCTCACCCTCGTGCGTGCTGTCGCCCTCGCCCTCGCCCTCCTCTCCCTCGCCGTCTCCCTCTGGACCGGCCTCGACGAACGCGGCATCGCCCTCGCCTTCGGTCTCCTCATCGCCCTTGGCGAGCTCACCCGCTGGAGCGGTGCCGAGGAGCGGGAGACCGCTCCGCTGGGGGCCGCGGGGGCGCTGTCGTACGCCCTGCTGGGGGAGCAGGCCGGGCAGCCCACGCATCACGGTGCGGCCCAGGTCGTCGCCGTCGTCACCGCGGCCGCGCTCCTGGGGTGCGTGCCCCATGTCGCCGGCGGACGGGGCCCGACCATCGACCACCTCACCCGGCGGATACTGACCGTCGGGTTCGCCGCCGTCTGCTTCCAACCCCTTTACAATCAGGGGAGGTTGCACGAGTGGAGCGGCCCCGCGTACGCCCTGCTGCTGGTCGCGCTGCTCGTGCTCACCGCGCTGTGCGACGCCGTGCTCGCGGCGGCGATGGCGCACTCGCGCACCCGGTGGCCGTTCGGGCCGCTGCTGCGGGACGAGCTGCGGTCCATGCTCGGCATCGGGTCGGCGGTGTGCGCGACCGGGGCCGTGATGTCGCTCGCGGTCGCCGTGGTCGGGCTCTGGGCCCTGCCCGTCTTCTCGCTGCCCCTGCTGCTCACCCAGCTGTCCTTCCGGCGCTATGCGGGCGTGCGGGTCACCTACCGGCAGACCATCGCCTCCCTCGCTCGGGCGACCGAGATAGCCGGGTACACGCCCGCCGGTCATGCCCGGCGGGTGGCCGCGCTCAGCAGTGCGGTCGGGCGGGAGCTGGGGCTTTCCGAGCCCGAACTGACGGTCCTGGAGTACGCGGCGCTCATGCACGACATCGGGCAGCTGAGCCTTGTCGATCCCGTCCCCGCCGGGGCCACCGCAGTGCTCCCCGCCGAAGAGCAGCGGCGGATAGCTCTCCTCGGCGGTGCCGTCGTACGCCAGACCGGCGTGGATGCCGAGGTCGCCGTGGTGGTGGAGCGGCAGGCCGACCCGTACCGGGAGCAGCCGGTCACCGCGCGGATCGTACGGGCCGTGAACGCATACGAGGAGATGGCCAGGGAAGCAGGGCCGGGAGGACCGCTCACCGCCCTGGAGAAGCTGCGTCTCGCGACCGCCCGCGACTATCAGCCGGAGGTCGTGGAGTCGCTGGCCAGGGTCCTGTTGCGGGGCGGCCTTACGCTGCCCCAGGCTGGGTAA
- the def gene encoding peptide deformylase → MAQQDTDQQHAGVLPVDDEGFVIDTEDCEEREEAYRARGTSRPITVVGNPVLHKECKDVTEFGDELDQLVADMFASQRTAEGVGLAANQIGVDLKVFVYDCMDDEGKRHVGVVCNPVLVELPAEQRRLDDSNEGCLSVPTAYAPLARPDYAEVTGQDEKGNPIKVRGTGYFARCLQHETDHLYGYLYIDRLSKRERKDALRQMAENEPRYPIVANG, encoded by the coding sequence ATGGCGCAGCAGGACACCGATCAGCAGCACGCGGGCGTGCTCCCCGTGGACGACGAGGGCTTCGTCATCGACACCGAGGACTGCGAGGAGCGTGAGGAGGCCTACCGCGCGCGCGGCACCTCGCGGCCGATCACGGTCGTCGGGAACCCGGTGCTGCACAAGGAGTGCAAGGACGTCACCGAGTTCGGGGACGAGCTGGACCAGCTGGTCGCCGACATGTTCGCCAGCCAGCGCACCGCCGAAGGCGTGGGCCTGGCCGCCAACCAGATCGGCGTCGACCTGAAGGTCTTCGTCTACGACTGCATGGACGACGAGGGCAAGCGGCACGTGGGCGTCGTCTGCAACCCCGTGCTCGTCGAGCTGCCCGCCGAGCAGCGCCGCCTGGACGACAGCAACGAGGGCTGCCTCTCGGTGCCGACCGCGTACGCGCCGCTGGCCCGCCCCGACTACGCCGAGGTCACCGGGCAGGACGAGAAGGGCAACCCGATCAAGGTGCGCGGCACGGGCTACTTCGCCCGCTGCCTGCAGCACGAGACGGACCATCTGTACGGCTACCTGTACATCGACCGGCTCTCCAAGCGCGAGCGCAAGGACGCGCTGCGGCAGATGGCCGAGAACGAGCCCCGCTACCCGATCGTGGCGAACGGCTGA